In one Cronobacter dublinensis subsp. dublinensis LMG 23823 genomic region, the following are encoded:
- a CDS encoding dicarboxylate/amino acid:cation symporter has translation MKLSIFKSLYFQVLTAIAIGILLGHFYPELGAQMKPLGDGFVKLIKMIIAPVIFCTVVTGIAGMESMKAVGRTGAVALLYFEIVSTVALIIGLIIVNLVQPGAGMNVDPATLDAKAVAVYAEQAQQQGVVAFLLDVIPSSVIGAFASGNILQVLLFAVLFGFALHRLGRNGQLIFNVIESFSQVIFGIINMIMRLAPIGAFGAMAFTIGKYGVGTLVQLGQLIICFYITCILFVVVVLGSIARATGFNIFKFIRYIKEELLIVLGTSSSESALPRMLDKMEKLGCRKSVVGLVIPTGYSFNLDGTSIYLTMAAVFIAQATNSHMDIFHQITLLVVLLLSSKGAAGVTGSGFIVLAATISAVGHLPVAGLALILGIDRFMSEARALTNLVGNGVATVVVAKWVKELDENQLRETLNNKNSGSKSPQISS, from the coding sequence ATGAAACTCTCTATCTTCAAGAGCCTTTATTTTCAGGTGCTGACCGCGATAGCGATCGGGATCTTGCTCGGTCACTTCTACCCGGAGCTGGGCGCGCAGATGAAACCGCTCGGCGACGGCTTCGTAAAGCTGATTAAAATGATTATCGCGCCGGTAATTTTCTGCACCGTCGTGACCGGCATTGCGGGTATGGAAAGCATGAAGGCGGTGGGGCGCACGGGCGCGGTCGCGCTACTCTATTTTGAAATTGTCAGTACTGTGGCGCTGATTATCGGCCTGATTATCGTTAACCTGGTGCAGCCGGGCGCCGGGATGAACGTCGACCCCGCCACCCTCGACGCCAAAGCCGTCGCGGTCTATGCCGAGCAGGCGCAGCAGCAGGGCGTTGTCGCCTTCCTGCTGGATGTGATCCCCTCAAGCGTTATCGGCGCGTTCGCCAGCGGTAATATTCTCCAGGTGCTGCTGTTCGCCGTGCTGTTCGGCTTCGCGCTGCACCGTCTGGGCCGCAACGGCCAGCTGATTTTCAACGTCATCGAAAGCTTCTCGCAGGTGATTTTCGGCATCATCAATATGATCATGCGTCTTGCGCCTATCGGGGCGTTCGGCGCGATGGCGTTTACCATCGGTAAATATGGCGTCGGCACGCTGGTACAGCTCGGCCAGCTGATCATCTGCTTCTACATCACCTGTATCCTGTTCGTGGTCGTCGTGCTGGGCAGCATCGCGCGCGCCACCGGCTTTAACATCTTCAAGTTCATCCGCTATATCAAAGAAGAGCTGCTGATCGTGCTCGGAACGTCGTCGTCGGAGTCGGCGCTGCCGCGTATGCTCGACAAGATGGAAAAGCTCGGCTGCCGCAAATCGGTGGTGGGGCTGGTTATCCCGACCGGCTACTCGTTTAACCTCGACGGCACATCGATTTACCTGACGATGGCGGCGGTGTTCATCGCCCAGGCGACCAACAGCCATATGGATATTTTCCATCAAATAACGCTGCTGGTGGTCTTGTTGCTCTCGTCGAAAGGCGCGGCGGGCGTGACGGGCAGCGGCTTTATCGTGCTGGCAGCCACGATTTCTGCGGTCGGCCACCTGCCTGTGGCGGGGCTTGCGCTGATCCTCGGCATCGACCGCTTTATGTCTGAAGCGCGCGCGTTAACCAACCTGGTGGGCAACGGCGTGGCAACCGTGGTGGTCGCGAAATGGGTCAAAGAGCTTGATGAAAATCAGCTGCGTGAAACCCTGAATAACAAGAATTCTGGCTCTAAATCGCCGCAAATCTCCTCCTGA
- a CDS encoding AsmA family protein, which produces MTKTTKIISVVAGVFLLLVVVAIVIIATFDWNRLKPTINQKVSTELNRPFAIRGDLGMVWERNKDEPGWRSWVPWPHVHAEDVVLGNPPEIAQVTMIHLPRVEATLAPLALLTKTVYLPWIKFQKPDAQLIRLSEKTNNWTFDMKKGDGEEAQQPSSWSFRLDNILFDQGRLRVDDKVSRADVEILIDPLGKPLPFNEVTGEKEKKDGDKVGDYVFGLKARGTYNDQPLRGSGKIGGMLALKSEGTPFPVQADLRSGDTRVAFVGTVNDPMNMGGVNLQLKFAGNSLGDLYELTGVLLPDTPPFETDGRLVAKIDSEKGSVYDYRGFNGRIGESDIHGSLTYSQRKPRPKLEGDLESRQLRLADLGPLIGVDSGAGAEKSKNAEQKKGEKPAQPGDKVLPHDTFETDKWDVMDADVRFKGRRIEHSTRLPISDLTTHILLANGDLRLKPLKFGMAGGTIDARIHLDGDKKPMQGAAEIQARRLKLKELMPNVELMQRTLGELNGDAKLRGTGNSVAALLGTSDGNLKLLMNDGVISRNLMEILGLNVGNFIVGQIFGDDEVRVNCAAANLNLTNGVARPEIFAFDTENALINITGTTSFADERLDLTINPESKGVRIVTLRSPLYVRGTFKDPDYGVKPGPLIARGAVAAALATLVTPAAALLALISPSEGSENQCSAILGQMKK; this is translated from the coding sequence ATGACAAAAACAACCAAAATAATCAGCGTGGTAGCAGGGGTTTTCTTGTTGCTGGTCGTGGTCGCGATCGTCATTATCGCGACGTTTGACTGGAATCGGCTTAAGCCGACCATCAACCAGAAGGTCTCCACGGAGCTAAACCGCCCCTTTGCCATACGTGGCGATCTGGGCATGGTATGGGAGCGTAATAAAGACGAGCCCGGCTGGCGAAGCTGGGTACCCTGGCCGCACGTGCATGCGGAAGATGTCGTGCTCGGCAACCCGCCCGAGATTGCGCAGGTGACTATGATCCACCTGCCGCGCGTGGAGGCGACCCTCGCCCCGCTGGCGCTGCTCACCAAAACGGTTTATCTCCCGTGGATTAAATTTCAGAAGCCGGACGCGCAGTTAATTCGCCTGTCGGAAAAAACCAATAACTGGACCTTCGACATGAAAAAGGGCGACGGTGAAGAAGCGCAGCAGCCGTCCTCCTGGTCATTCCGTCTCGATAATATTCTGTTCGATCAGGGCCGGTTGCGTGTTGACGATAAGGTCAGCCGCGCCGATGTCGAAATCCTTATCGATCCGCTCGGCAAGCCGCTGCCGTTTAACGAAGTCACCGGCGAGAAAGAGAAAAAAGACGGCGATAAAGTCGGCGATTATGTGTTCGGGCTGAAGGCGCGCGGCACGTATAACGATCAGCCGCTGCGCGGCAGCGGGAAAATCGGCGGCATGCTGGCGCTGAAAAGCGAAGGCACGCCGTTCCCGGTACAGGCGGATCTGCGCTCCGGCGATACCCGCGTGGCGTTCGTTGGTACGGTTAACGACCCGATGAACATGGGCGGCGTTAATCTGCAGCTCAAATTCGCAGGCAATTCGCTGGGCGATCTCTACGAGCTGACCGGCGTACTGCTGCCCGATACGCCGCCGTTTGAAACCGATGGCCGCCTGGTCGCGAAAATCGACAGCGAAAAAGGCTCGGTTTATGACTATCGCGGCTTTAACGGGCGCATTGGCGAGAGCGATATCCACGGCTCGCTGACCTACAGCCAGCGTAAACCGCGCCCGAAACTGGAAGGGGATCTGGAGTCGCGCCAGCTCAGGCTTGCCGATCTTGGCCCGCTGATCGGCGTTGATTCCGGCGCGGGTGCTGAGAAAAGTAAAAACGCCGAGCAGAAAAAAGGCGAAAAACCCGCGCAGCCTGGCGACAAAGTGCTGCCGCACGACACCTTTGAAACCGACAAATGGGACGTGATGGATGCCGATGTGCGCTTTAAAGGCCGTCGTATCGAACACAGTACGCGCCTGCCGATTAGCGATCTCACCACCCATATTCTGCTCGCCAACGGCGATTTGCGCCTCAAGCCGCTGAAATTCGGCATGGCGGGCGGCACGATTGACGCCAGGATTCACCTCGACGGCGATAAAAAGCCGATGCAGGGCGCCGCGGAGATCCAGGCGCGCCGCCTGAAGCTTAAAGAGCTGATGCCGAATGTGGAGCTGATGCAGCGCACGCTCGGCGAACTCAACGGCGATGCGAAGCTGCGCGGCACCGGTAATTCCGTCGCCGCGCTGCTCGGCACCAGCGACGGCAACCTCAAACTGCTGATGAATGACGGGGTTATCAGCCGCAACCTGATGGAAATTCTGGGCCTTAACGTCGGTAACTTTATTGTCGGGCAGATTTTCGGCGATGACGAAGTGCGGGTGAACTGCGCGGCGGCGAACCTGAACCTGACCAACGGCGTGGCGCGCCCGGAAATCTTCGCCTTCGACACCGAAAACGCGCTGATTAACATCACCGGCACCACCAGTTTCGCCGACGAGCGGCTGGATCTGACCATCAACCCGGAAAGCAAAGGGGTGCGCATCGTGACGCTGCGATCGCCGCTCTACGTGCGCGGCACCTTTAAAGACCCGGATTACGGCGTGAAGCCTGGGCCACTCATCGCCCGTGGCGCGGTCGCGGCCGCCCTTGCGACGCTGGTGACGCCTGCCGCGGCGCTGCTGGCGCTGATTTCGCCGTCCGAGGGCAGCGAGAACCAGTGCAGCGCCATCCTGGGGCAGATGAAGAAATGA
- a CDS encoding M16 family metallopeptidase has product MQGTRIRLIAGGILIAAASLVQAEPLQPDPAWQQGTLSNGFQWQILSTPQRPSDRIEVRLTVNAGSLAENTQQSGYTRFLPRLALTQSGSLQAVQARSLWQQSIDPKRPMPPVMVSYDYTLFNLSLPNNRNDLLKEALTYLSDTAGRVVITPESVTKALQTQDMVATWPDTQDGWWRHRLKGSTLLGHDPSVDLKQPVDAKQLEAYYKKWYTPDAMTLIVVGNVDSRAVAEQINKAFGELKGKRDTPAPVPTLSPLRRDPVAIMTDSVRQDRLSIMWDNPWQPIRESAALQRYWRADLAREALFWHVQQNLSKNNIKDIGIGFDCRVLFQRAQCAINLESPNDKLDSNLALIARELANVREKGLSVDEFNALIAQKKLELQKLFATYARTDTDVLINQRMRSLQNQVVDIAPEQYQNLRQAFLNNLTAAELNQDLRQQLSQEMALILLQPKGEEEYSVKALKETWDRIMTPVTPPPAQDDARTDVTDIPPAH; this is encoded by the coding sequence ATGCAGGGCACAAGAATTCGACTTATCGCTGGCGGCATACTGATCGCGGCCGCCAGCCTCGTGCAGGCAGAACCGCTCCAGCCCGACCCGGCCTGGCAACAGGGCACGTTGAGCAACGGCTTTCAGTGGCAAATTCTCTCCACGCCGCAGCGTCCGAGCGATCGCATTGAAGTTCGCCTGACCGTTAACGCCGGGTCGCTTGCCGAAAACACCCAACAAAGCGGCTATACGCGTTTTCTGCCGCGTCTGGCGCTGACCCAGAGCGGCAGCCTTCAGGCCGTGCAGGCGCGCTCGCTCTGGCAGCAGAGCATCGACCCGAAGCGCCCGATGCCGCCGGTGATGGTCTCTTATGACTACACGCTGTTTAACCTGAGCCTGCCGAATAACCGTAACGACCTGCTCAAAGAAGCGCTGACCTATCTCTCCGATACCGCAGGCCGCGTCGTCATTACGCCGGAAAGCGTCACCAAAGCGCTGCAGACGCAGGATATGGTCGCCACCTGGCCCGATACGCAGGATGGCTGGTGGCGTCACCGCCTGAAAGGCTCCACGCTGCTGGGCCACGACCCGTCGGTCGATTTGAAACAGCCGGTGGATGCGAAGCAACTCGAAGCCTACTACAAGAAGTGGTACACCCCGGACGCCATGACGCTTATCGTGGTCGGCAACGTCGACAGCCGCGCGGTGGCGGAGCAGATCAACAAAGCCTTCGGCGAGCTGAAAGGCAAACGCGACACGCCAGCGCCTGTGCCGACGCTCTCGCCGCTGCGTCGCGATCCGGTGGCTATCATGACCGACAGCGTACGCCAGGATCGTCTCTCGATTATGTGGGATAACCCCTGGCAGCCGATTCGCGAATCCGCCGCGCTGCAACGCTACTGGCGCGCAGACCTGGCGCGCGAGGCGCTGTTCTGGCACGTGCAGCAGAACTTAAGCAAAAACAATATCAAAGATATCGGCATCGGCTTTGACTGCCGCGTGCTGTTCCAGCGCGCCCAGTGCGCCATTAACCTGGAATCGCCGAACGACAAGCTCGACAGCAACCTGGCGCTGATCGCCCGGGAGCTGGCGAACGTGCGCGAAAAAGGTCTGTCGGTGGATGAGTTCAACGCGCTGATCGCCCAGAAAAAACTGGAGCTGCAAAAGCTGTTCGCGACCTATGCGCGCACCGATACCGATGTGCTCATTAACCAGCGGATGCGCTCGCTGCAAAATCAGGTGGTGGATATCGCGCCGGAGCAGTATCAGAACCTGCGCCAGGCCTTCCTCAACAACCTGACCGCCGCCGAGCTGAATCAGGATTTACGCCAGCAGCTGTCACAGGAAATGGCGCTTATCCTGCTGCAACCGAAGGGCGAAGAAGAGTACAGCGTCAAGGCGCTCAAGGAGACCTGGGATCGCATTATGACACCCGTGACGCCGCCGCCTGCGCAGGATGACGCGCGCACGGATGTCACCGACATTCCGCCCGCCCATTAA
- the pdeH gene encoding cyclic-guanylate-specific phosphodiesterase has protein sequence MNLKQVTHRLALPSASVESLHERRYWLQCERTYTYQPIYRTDGRLLAVELLTIVTHPSEPTRRIAPDRYFAGLPVRYRVDVIEEQLQVLASRAPFFTENNILASVNVDGPTLMAMRDMPTIRAMTEALPWVRFELVEHINLPQNSTFASFCEFGPLWLDDFGTGMANFSALSEVRYDYIKVARELFIMLRQSSEGRNLFTMLLHLMNRYCEGVIVEGVETLEEWQDVQDSPALAAQGYFLSRPVPFETLEKVLLRLS, from the coding sequence ATGAATTTAAAACAGGTCACTCACCGGCTGGCGCTGCCGTCGGCGAGTGTCGAAAGCCTGCACGAGCGGCGCTACTGGCTGCAGTGCGAGCGTACCTATACCTATCAGCCTATCTACAGGACTGACGGGCGCCTGCTGGCGGTGGAGTTGCTGACGATTGTCACGCACCCGAGCGAGCCGACGCGCCGCATCGCGCCAGACCGCTATTTCGCCGGGCTGCCGGTACGCTATCGCGTGGACGTGATTGAAGAGCAGTTACAGGTGCTCGCCTCGCGCGCGCCGTTTTTCACGGAAAATAACATTCTCGCGTCCGTTAACGTCGATGGCCCGACGCTGATGGCGATGCGCGACATGCCGACTATCCGCGCCATGACCGAAGCGCTGCCGTGGGTGCGTTTTGAACTGGTGGAGCATATTAACCTGCCGCAAAACTCGACGTTCGCGAGCTTCTGCGAATTCGGCCCGCTGTGGCTGGATGATTTCGGGACGGGCATGGCGAACTTCTCCGCGCTGAGCGAAGTGCGTTACGACTACATTAAAGTGGCGCGTGAACTGTTCATCATGCTGCGTCAGAGCAGCGAAGGCCGCAACCTGTTCACCATGCTGCTGCACCTGATGAATCGCTACTGCGAAGGCGTGATCGTTGAAGGCGTGGAGACGCTCGAAGAGTGGCAGGATGTGCAGGATTCGCCTGCGCTGGCGGCGCAGGGCTATTTTCTCTCGCGTCCGGTGCCCTTCGAAACGCTGGAAAAGGTATTACTCAGACTCTCCTGA
- a CDS encoding sensor domain-containing phosphodiesterase, producing MRVSRSLTIKQMAMVSAVSVFFLFIFSVVLLFHFVQSHRYHTAMQMESIARSVRQPLSAAILKANIPEAEAILRDIKPAGVISRADVVLPNQFQALRMRFMPERPIPVTLARVFELPVQISLPLYSLERPANPQPLAYLVLQADSWRMYRFIINAISTLLTTFLLLALILSVAITWCINRLILHPLRDITRTLNALDAHELAHHQLAIPRLHQDDEIGMLVRSYNRNQQALARQFDEARSRATRFPKTGLPNQALLMALLEHAVATGGATALLYVACEPLSDVDDTQRDALALARVEKLRSALTPRMVLTQVSQDDFAIIAHGVKTPEHAVTLTQQLLAALQEPLEAPTDAHAGAASIGVAMFDGRQNASALYQSAVSAALDARRRGVNQVAFFGENAENAQVSAIQNALARRQYAVWLQPQVDMRTGEIVGAEALLRERQPDGDWTLPAGLIENIESSGLIVTVGDWVLEEACQLLARWQAHGITLPLSVNVSSLQLLNRDLVQTMLQRLTRYAIAPGTLTLEMTESQRIADTGAAIAILRPLREAGVRIALDDFGTGYASLSQLQQMKALPVDSLKIDKSFVDALPDDNSVVSAIISMAKNLNLELVAEGIQNEAQRDWLLNAGVTVGQGFLFGKAATPAAFEDAWLAKP from the coding sequence TTGCGAGTCAGTCGTTCCCTAACGATTAAACAGATGGCGATGGTTTCGGCCGTTTCCGTCTTTTTTCTTTTTATTTTCAGCGTCGTTTTGCTGTTTCATTTCGTGCAGTCGCACCGCTACCACACCGCCATGCAGATGGAGAGCATCGCCCGCTCGGTGCGCCAGCCGCTTTCCGCCGCGATCCTGAAGGCGAATATCCCGGAGGCGGAGGCTATCCTTCGCGACATCAAACCCGCAGGCGTGATAAGCCGCGCCGACGTGGTGTTGCCCAATCAGTTCCAGGCGTTGCGCATGCGCTTTATGCCCGAACGTCCCATTCCGGTGACGCTGGCCCGTGTTTTTGAGCTGCCGGTGCAGATAAGCCTGCCGCTCTATTCGCTGGAGCGGCCCGCTAATCCGCAGCCGCTGGCGTATCTGGTACTCCAGGCCGACTCCTGGCGCATGTACCGTTTTATCATTAACGCCATCTCGACGCTGCTGACGACATTCCTGCTGCTGGCGCTGATCCTCTCTGTGGCCATCACCTGGTGCATTAACCGGCTGATCCTGCATCCGCTGCGCGACATCACACGTACGCTGAACGCGCTCGACGCGCACGAACTGGCGCATCATCAGCTCGCCATTCCGCGTCTGCATCAGGACGATGAAATCGGCATGCTGGTGCGCAGCTACAACCGCAACCAGCAGGCACTGGCGCGTCAGTTTGACGAGGCGCGCTCCCGCGCCACGCGCTTCCCGAAGACCGGCCTGCCCAACCAGGCGCTGCTGATGGCGCTGCTGGAGCACGCCGTGGCGACGGGCGGCGCGACTGCGCTGCTGTATGTGGCCTGCGAACCGCTGTCCGACGTGGACGACACGCAGCGCGACGCGCTGGCGCTGGCGCGCGTCGAGAAGCTGCGCTCGGCGCTGACGCCGCGCATGGTGCTGACGCAGGTTAGCCAGGACGATTTCGCGATTATCGCCCACGGCGTGAAGACGCCGGAGCATGCGGTCACGCTGACGCAACAGCTGCTGGCCGCGCTTCAGGAGCCGCTGGAGGCGCCTACCGACGCCCACGCGGGCGCAGCCAGCATCGGCGTGGCGATGTTCGATGGTCGCCAGAATGCCTCAGCGCTTTACCAGAGCGCGGTGTCCGCCGCGCTCGATGCACGGCGCCGCGGCGTCAATCAGGTCGCGTTCTTCGGCGAAAACGCGGAAAACGCACAGGTAAGCGCCATTCAGAATGCGCTGGCGCGCCGCCAGTATGCCGTCTGGCTGCAACCACAGGTAGATATGCGCACCGGCGAGATTGTCGGCGCGGAGGCGCTGCTGCGCGAGCGCCAGCCGGATGGCGACTGGACGCTGCCCGCCGGGCTTATCGAGAATATCGAGTCGAGCGGGCTTATCGTCACCGTTGGCGACTGGGTGCTGGAAGAAGCGTGCCAGCTGCTGGCGCGCTGGCAGGCGCACGGCATTACGCTGCCGCTGTCGGTCAATGTCTCGTCGCTCCAGCTCTTAAACCGCGATCTGGTGCAGACGATGCTGCAACGCCTGACGCGTTACGCCATCGCGCCCGGTACGCTGACCCTTGAGATGACGGAAAGCCAGCGCATCGCAGATACCGGCGCGGCCATCGCCATTCTGCGCCCGCTGCGCGAGGCGGGCGTGCGCATCGCGCTGGATGATTTCGGTACGGGCTATGCGAGCTTAAGCCAGCTTCAGCAGATGAAAGCGCTGCCGGTCGACAGCCTGAAAATCGACAAGAGCTTTGTTGATGCGCTGCCGGACGATAACAGCGTGGTGTCGGCCATTATCAGCATGGCGAAAAACCTCAACCTCGAACTGGTGGCGGAAGGCATTCAGAACGAGGCGCAGCGCGACTGGCTGTTGAACGCGGGCGTGACGGTGGGTCAGGGCTTTTTGTTCGGCAAAGCGGCGACGCCCGCCGCCTTTGAAGACGCCTGGCTCGCAAAACCGTAA
- the kdgK gene encoding 2-dehydro-3-deoxygluconokinase has product MSEQKIAVIGECMIELSEKGTQVNRGFGGDTLNTSVYIARQVNPQALSVHYVTALGKDPFSQQMLDAWQAENVKTDLTQRMDNRLPGLYYIETDARGERTFWYWRNEAAARFWLESDEADAICAQLAQFDYLYLSGISLAILSPQSREKLLGLLRACRANGGQVIFDNNYRPRLWASREETQQVYQQMLACTDIAFLTLDDEDALWGEKPVDDVIARTQAAGVREVVIKRGAESCLVAVAGEALCEVPAVKLPKEKVLDTTAAGDSFSAGYLAVRLTGGSAEAAAQRGHLTASTVIQYRGAIIPREAMPQ; this is encoded by the coding sequence ATGTCAGAGCAAAAGATTGCCGTGATTGGCGAATGCATGATTGAACTGTCGGAGAAAGGCACGCAGGTAAACCGCGGCTTTGGCGGCGATACGCTGAATACCTCGGTCTATATCGCCCGTCAGGTGAACCCGCAGGCGCTCTCGGTGCATTACGTTACCGCGCTTGGCAAAGACCCCTTTAGCCAGCAGATGCTCGACGCCTGGCAGGCCGAAAACGTGAAAACCGATCTCACCCAGCGCATGGACAACCGTCTGCCGGGGCTGTACTACATCGAAACCGACGCGCGTGGCGAGCGCACGTTCTGGTACTGGCGCAACGAAGCCGCCGCCCGTTTCTGGCTGGAGAGCGACGAGGCCGACGCCATTTGCGCGCAGCTGGCGCAGTTTGATTATCTCTACCTGAGCGGCATCAGCCTGGCGATTTTAAGCCCGCAGAGCCGCGAGAAACTCCTCGGTCTGCTGCGCGCCTGCCGCGCCAACGGCGGCCAGGTGATTTTCGACAATAACTATCGCCCGCGCCTGTGGGCGAGCCGTGAAGAGACGCAGCAGGTTTATCAGCAAATGCTCGCCTGCACCGATATCGCCTTCCTGACGCTCGATGACGAAGATGCCCTGTGGGGCGAAAAGCCTGTCGACGATGTGATTGCGCGCACCCAGGCGGCAGGCGTGCGTGAAGTGGTGATTAAGCGCGGGGCAGAATCATGCCTGGTCGCCGTGGCGGGTGAGGCGTTGTGCGAAGTGCCAGCGGTGAAACTGCCGAAAGAAAAAGTGCTCGACACCACCGCGGCAGGCGACTCGTTCAGCGCCGGTTATCTGGCGGTGCGCCTGACGGGCGGCAGCGCCGAAGCGGCGGCGCAACGCGGCCATTTGACTGCCAGCACCGTGATTCAGTATCGCGGGGCAATCATCCCGCGCGAGGCGATGCCGCAGTAA